One genomic segment of Cottoperca gobio chromosome 21, fCotGob3.1, whole genome shotgun sequence includes these proteins:
- the LOC115026747 gene encoding LOW QUALITY PROTEIN: PTB domain-containing engulfment adapter protein 1-like (The sequence of the model RefSeq protein was modified relative to this genomic sequence to represent the inferred CDS: deleted 1 base in 1 codon) codes for MNRAFNRKKDKSWMHTPEALAKHYIPYNVKFLGNTEVEAPKGTEVVKDAVRKLKFQRHIKKSEGQKTPKVELQISIYGVKILDLKTKEVQHNCQLHRISFCADDKTDKRIFTFICKDSESNKHLCFVFDSEKCAEEITLTIGQAFDLAYKKFLESGGKDVETRKQIGTLQKRIQELESENSELKQQLQDLEEQLMISHVPPAGSLSMKPQSTDVFDMVPFSPVTPLVPTLASNGCPPPPPTTLPPDISKDLFGAEPFDPFTCGSADFPPDIQSKLDEMQRQRWRGSKWD; via the exons ATGAACCGCGCCTTCAACAGGAAAAAAG ATAAATCATGGATGCACACCCCGGAAGCCCTGGCCAAGCATTACATACCATACAATGTCAAG TTCCTTGGAAACACCGAGGTTGAAGCCCCAAAAGGCACAGAAGTTGTCAAGGATGCAGTCAGAAAGCTAAAG TTTCAGAGACATATCAAGAAGTCAGAGGGACAGAAGACCCCCAAAGTGGAATTACAGATCTCCATTTATGGCGTGAAAATACTCGACCTCAAGACAAAA gagGTGCAGCATAACTGTCAGTTACACAGGATATCCTTCTGTGCAGATGACAAGACC GATAAAAGGATATTTACTTTCATCTGCAAAGACTCTGAGTCCAACAAGCAcctctgctttgtgtttgaCAGTGAAAAGTGT GCAGAAGAGATAACTCTAACCATCGGCCAGGCCTTTGACTTAGCCTACAAGAAGTTCCTAGAGTCTGGAGGGAAGGACGTGGAAACCAGGAAGCAGATCGGAACCCTACAGAAGAGA ATTCAAGAACTGGAATCAGAAAACTCTGAGCTAAAGCAGCAGCTTCAAGATCTTGAAGAGCAGCTGATGATATCTCACGTGCCACca GCAGGGAGCCTCTCCATGAAGCCGCAGTCTACAGACGTGTTCGACATGGTTCCCTTCTCCCCTGTGACACCTCTGGTGCCCACACTCGCCAGCAACGGCTGCCCACCCCCTCCCCCGACCACATTACCACCAGATATAA gcaAAGATCTGTTTGGTGCGGAGCCGTTTGATCCGTTCACCTGCGGGTCAGCTGACTTCCCTCCAGATATCCAGTCAAAGCTGGATGAGATGCAG CGTCAGAGATG GAGGGGTTCAAAATGGGACTAA